Within Amycolatopsis sp. FDAARGOS 1241, the genomic segment TACGCGTGCCCTTGCGCGACGGTCAGGCCGAACACCATCGGGGCGCCCGCGGGGGTGACGCGCAGGGCGTTCTCGGCCAGGCCGTCGACGACCTGCTGCAGGCGCCGGGCGTCGGCGGTGACGAGCACGGGCGCGGCGGGCACCTCGACGTAGAGGGGCACGTTCTCCCGTTCGCAGCGCAGCTGCCACACCTGCGCGCGGTCACGCACCAGCGCGGAGAGGTCGAGTGCCGCGAGGTCGAGGCGGAACTCGTCGGCGCCGAGGCGGGCGAGTTCGAGCAGGTCCGTGACCAGGCGTTCCAAGCGTTGCGCCTCGCGGTGGATGGTCGCGCCGGCGTGGCGCGCGCCCGGGCCCTCGGCGACGCCGTCGGCGATCGCTTCGGCGAAGCCGGTCACCGCGGTCAGCGGTGTGCGCAGCTCGTGGGACACCGACAGCAGGAACTCGCGCTGGCGGGCTTCGCTGTGGGCGAGCGCGTCGGCGAGTTCGTTGAGCGAGCCCGCGACCTCGGCGACTTCGACGGGGCCCTCGACGGGAACCCGCACGTCGCGCCGCCCGGCCCGCAGGCTGCCCGCCGCGGCGGCGGCCTTGCGCAGGGGCCGCCCGAGCAACCGGCCCGACGCGTAGCCGGCGACGGCCGCGACGACGAGCCCGATGCCGAGCGCCAGCGCGATGTTGCGCACCAGCGCCCGTTGGGTCGCTTCGCCGCTGCGCGCGGGCTGGACCAACGCGAACGCGGCGGCGCGCGGCCCGACGGCGCGGACTTCGACGAGGTACTGCTGGCCGTCGATCGTCACGCGGCCCGAGTGGTCCTGGCCGGACGCGAGCCCGGCGCGTTCCGCGGCGCGCGTCGTGGTCGCGTCGCCGAGGTCCTGGCCTCCGGCCCGCCGCACGACCACGGAGATGCCCTGGCCGCGCACGACGTCGGCGACCTTGCCCACGCCGAGGCGGTTGCCGATGCCGGTGTCGTCGAGCTGGGTCGCGACCACGTCGGCCTGGTCCTTCAGCGACTGCTGCAGCACGGAGTCGGCGGTGGAGCGCACGAGCCGCGACGCCACCAGCCCCGCGACGATCACCGCGATCCCCGCCACCGCCAGGCACACGACCGTGATGCGCAGCGCGAGCGTGCCCCTCATCCGGCGTCCGCCGCGTAGCCGATGCCGCGGACCGTCCTGATCGGACTGTGCGCGCCGAGCTTCGCG encodes:
- a CDS encoding HAMP domain-containing sensor histidine kinase; translated protein: MRGTLALRITVVCLAVAGIAVIVAGLVASRLVRSTADSVLQQSLKDQADVVATQLDDTGIGNRLGVGKVADVVRGQGISVVVRRAGGQDLGDATTTRAAERAGLASGQDHSGRVTIDGQQYLVEVRAVGPRAAAFALVQPARSGEATQRALVRNIALALGIGLVVAAVAGYASGRLLGRPLRKAAAAAGSLRAGRRDVRVPVEGPVEVAEVAGSLNELADALAHSEARQREFLLSVSHELRTPLTAVTGFAEAIADGVAEGPGARHAGATIHREAQRLERLVTDLLELARLGADEFRLDLAALDLSALVRDRAQVWQLRCERENVPLYVEVPAAPVLVTADARRLQQVVDGLAENALRVTPAGAPMVFGLTVAQGHAYLAVRDGGPGLAPEDYAVAFERGVLNKRYRGHRPVGSGIGLALVHGLVTRMGGALTAGPAPEGGAAFTITLPLAAAPPAP